The genomic interval GTTCGAGCTGGTGTGAGCGCCGGCCGTCCCTAGGTGAACATGCCCTGTCGAAGGGCGGTGGCGATCGCCTGGGCCCGGTCGTTCACCCCGAGCTTGCGGTAGATAGAGCGGAGATGGGTCTTCACCGTCTCCTCGCCGACGACCAGCTGGGCGGCGATGGCGCGATTGCCGAGACCCTCGACGAGCAGGCTCAACACCTCGCTCTCGCGCTGCGACAGGCCCATCTGGCTACCGGGCCAGATGCGTCCGCCTCCGTGGTGTGCAGCTCGCATGGCGATTCTGGTGGCCATGCTGGGGTCGACGACGACCTCGCCGTCGCGCACCCGTACGAGATGATCCGCCAGTTGGGCTCCGCTCAACGACTTGAGCAGGTAGCCGGAGATTCCCAGGCGGAGCGCCTCGAAGAGACGGCGCTCGTCGGCGTCGTCGGTGAAGACCACCACTCGGAAGGGCGGCTTCTCGGCGACCAGCTGCGCTGCCACGTCGAGCCCCTCGGTCCCCCGGATGTTGACGTCGAACAACACCACGTCGGCGTTCAGCGCCATCGCCGTCTCCGCCACGTCCTCGCTGAGCAGGACACCGCCGGCCAGCTCCACCCGCTCTCGGTGGCGGGCAAGCATCCCCTGCAGCCCCTCCATGATGATCTCGTCATCGTTGACCAGCGCGACGCGCACCGGCGGGGCGACAACGTCCCGCATCTCGTTCGAGCTCATCGGACTCGTCGGACTCATCGGAACACCCCCGCCTGGGCGAGGCGGGCCAGGGCGTGCGGGCGGTCCGGCACGTCCAGCTGGCGATACGCCGCGCGCACGTGCTTCTTGACCTCGACCTCGCTGATGCCCAGCTGACCGGCGACGGCTGTGGTGCGGTCACCTCGGGCGAGCAGCTCCAGCACCCTGCTCTCCTGTCGGGTCAGGCCCAGATCGGATCCAGGCCACACGGCGCCCTGGTCGAGCGGGTCGGTCCGACTCCGGGCGCCAGCCAGGACGGCGTCCATCACGACGGACTTGTCGGCCACGGACTCGAGCTGCTGGACCAGCTCATCGCCTGCGGCCGAGATCAACAGGAAGCCGGCGGCGCCCCGCTGCAGCACCGGTAGGCCGAACCGGGCCTCGTCCCGGCCGGCCAGGATCACGACGCGATGGTCTCCCCACGACTCGACCAGCTGGTCGACCTCGTCGAGGCCGTCGCCCGCGGCCAGGCGGGCGTCGTAGATCACGACGTCGGCGAGCTGCCTGGCGCTCACCGCGAGGGCATCTGACAGGCTGGCGCCCTCGCCGGTCACCGTCACCCGCCGGTCGTAGGGCCGCAAGATGGCCGACAGCCCGGCGCGCACGATCTCCCGGTCGCTGACGACGAGCAGCCGAATGGCGGACCCAGTACCGGCGCGCTCAACGGGCACCGAGTACCCCCGACATCCAGGTGTCGACACCGGCTCCAGGAAGGCGCGGCGATGCCGAGCATGCTGGGACGGTTCCTA from Acidimicrobiales bacterium carries:
- a CDS encoding response regulator transcription factor; translated protein: MSSNEMRDVVAPPVRVALVNDDEIIMEGLQGMLARHRERVELAGGVLLSEDVAETAMALNADVVLFDVNIRGTEGLDVAAQLVAEKPPFRVVVFTDDADERRLFEALRLGISGYLLKSLSGAQLADHLVRVRDGEVVVDPSMATRIAMRAAHHGGGRIWPGSQMGLSQRESEVLSLLVEGLGNRAIAAQLVVGEETVKTHLRSIYRKLGVNDRAQAIATALRQGMFT
- a CDS encoding response regulator transcription factor; translated protein: MPVERAGTGSAIRLLVVSDREIVRAGLSAILRPYDRRVTVTGEGASLSDALAVSARQLADVVIYDARLAAGDGLDEVDQLVESWGDHRVVILAGRDEARFGLPVLQRGAAGFLLISAAGDELVQQLESVADKSVVMDAVLAGARSRTDPLDQGAVWPGSDLGLTRQESRVLELLARGDRTTAVAGQLGISEVEVKKHVRAAYRQLDVPDRPHALARLAQAGVFR